Proteins from a genomic interval of Sulfurimonas sp. HSL3-2:
- a CDS encoding putative glycoside hydrolase, translated as MLKILFFLIPTFLLASINGILLDKNTTLPIAGAKIFDLKNEVVSDKNGRFSLETNETLVHVKAYGYRPYSFKSDANTSRLYIEPIHIKALYLSFWGANIKSKTLKRIMKMIDDKQINAVVVDVKNEFGWTSYKTDYTKANDIDAWRHRTIKDIDKFMQLMKKKNVYMIARVVVFKDELRAKNYPQFALKDKNGTVWRNREKMAWVDPYMSKSYDYVLSIAADAAKRGFDEINFDYVRFPAKLSLQFSKQNNQKNRVQAIGNFIEDAQKKLRPYGVFVSVDTYGNVCWADDDTNIGHTIKSLAQYADYLAPMLYPSGFAAGSFGFDNPAAEPYETIYRSVKHIHCDIDPIRVRPWLQAFKDYAYDRRHYKKAEIQEQIKACADANTSGWMFWNPASKYNESYFIPTDEPSRLYQAQNR; from the coding sequence ATGCTAAAGATACTTTTTTTCCTGATACCGACTTTTCTACTTGCTTCTATAAATGGAATACTCCTCGATAAAAACACTACGCTGCCGATTGCCGGCGCTAAGATATTTGACCTAAAGAACGAGGTCGTAAGCGATAAAAACGGCCGTTTCAGCCTCGAAACGAACGAGACACTTGTACATGTAAAAGCGTACGGCTACAGACCATATAGTTTTAAATCCGATGCCAACACTTCAAGACTTTATATAGAACCTATTCATATAAAAGCACTTTACCTCTCTTTTTGGGGAGCGAACATCAAGTCTAAAACACTTAAGAGGATCATGAAGATGATCGATGACAAACAGATCAATGCTGTCGTTGTCGATGTCAAAAACGAGTTTGGATGGACATCTTACAAAACAGACTACACCAAAGCAAATGATATAGATGCATGGAGACACAGAACGATCAAAGATATCGATAAGTTTATGCAGCTTATGAAGAAAAAGAATGTCTATATGATCGCCAGAGTCGTAGTCTTCAAAGATGAACTGCGTGCGAAGAACTACCCTCAATTCGCCTTAAAAGATAAAAACGGCACAGTATGGAGAAACCGTGAGAAGATGGCCTGGGTCGATCCCTACATGTCTAAGTCATACGACTATGTCCTTTCCATCGCGGCAGATGCAGCAAAACGCGGATTTGACGAGATAAACTTTGATTATGTCAGGTTCCCTGCTAAGCTATCTTTACAGTTTAGCAAACAAAATAATCAAAAGAACCGTGTACAGGCAATAGGCAACTTTATAGAAGATGCACAGAAAAAACTGCGTCCTTACGGGGTATTTGTATCTGTAGACACTTACGGAAACGTATGCTGGGCAGATGATGACACGAACATCGGCCATACGATAAAATCACTGGCACAGTATGCAGACTACCTTGCACCTATGCTTTATCCTTCAGGTTTTGCGGCAGGATCGTTCGGATTTGACAACCCTGCAGCAGAACCGTATGAGACGATCTACAGAAGTGTCAAGCATATCCACTGCGATATAGACCCAATACGCGTACGTCCTTGGCTGCAAGCCTTTAAAGACTATGCATATGATAGAAGACATTATAAAAAAGCGGAGATTCAAGAGCAGATAAAAGCTTGTGCCGATGCGAACACAAGCGGATGGATGTTTTGGAATCCGGCGAGCAAATATAACGAGAGTTACTTCATTCCTACAGATGAACCATCTCGTTTATATCAAGCCCAAAACCGCTAA
- a CDS encoding substrate-binding domain-containing protein, giving the protein MDRRDFITASLSAATAVALTGCNEGNHVAIDYSKHPKKSSDDDVKRVNVNKNKKSVITLATSWPAHFPIMGTGVERFAQKVKDASGGSLEIKLFPKNTLVPALAVFDAASNGQIDAFHSGPYYWKGKNSSFSLFSGIPFGFTAEEINSWMLFGGGLELWREKYDKYNLYPLLGGNTNIQMGGWFRKKINSLADMQGLKMRIPGLGGEVFSKMGVNPILLPAGEIYTSLERGVIDATEWVGPALDMKMGFYKVAPYYYSGWHEPGSILELTFNKQSWNKLADEHKAIIDLASSDLNSSMTSEFHYENIHALEKLKSLGVELLKFPDEVNEAGKRGLQEVIAEQSAKNKDFEIVYNSIKKHLDLSKVWADTSLKYFLNVR; this is encoded by the coding sequence ATGGACAGAAGAGATTTTATAACAGCAAGTCTGAGTGCAGCGACAGCTGTCGCACTGACAGGATGTAATGAAGGCAATCACGTTGCGATAGATTACTCAAAACATCCGAAAAAAAGCTCTGATGACGATGTAAAAAGAGTCAATGTAAATAAAAATAAAAAGAGTGTTATCACGCTTGCTACAAGCTGGCCTGCCCACTTTCCTATCATGGGAACGGGAGTCGAGAGATTTGCACAAAAAGTAAAAGATGCCAGCGGCGGTTCTTTAGAAATAAAGCTTTTCCCAAAAAATACGTTAGTCCCTGCCCTGGCAGTTTTTGATGCAGCAAGTAACGGACAGATAGACGCATTTCACTCAGGTCCATACTACTGGAAAGGTAAAAACAGTTCGTTCTCACTCTTTAGCGGTATCCCTTTTGGATTTACGGCAGAAGAGATAAACTCCTGGATGCTTTTTGGCGGAGGACTCGAACTTTGGAGAGAAAAGTACGATAAGTACAATCTCTACCCGCTTTTAGGCGGGAACACAAACATCCAAATGGGCGGATGGTTTAGAAAGAAGATTAACTCGCTTGCAGACATGCAGGGATTAAAGATGAGGATTCCGGGACTCGGAGGAGAGGTATTCTCGAAAATGGGAGTAAATCCTATTTTACTGCCTGCGGGAGAGATTTACACATCACTTGAACGCGGTGTTATCGATGCGACAGAATGGGTCGGACCTGCACTTGATATGAAGATGGGATTTTATAAAGTCGCTCCATACTACTATTCAGGCTGGCATGAACCGGGTTCGATACTAGAACTGACGTTTAACAAACAGTCTTGGAACAAGTTAGCTGACGAACATAAAGCGATCATTGATCTCGCATCAAGTGATCTGAACTCTTCAATGACGTCAGAATTTCATTATGAGAACATCCATGCACTCGAGAAACTCAAGTCATTAGGAGTCGAACTTCTAAAATTTCCTGATGAAGTGAACGAAGCCGGGAAAAGAGGTCTTCAAGAAGTTATAGCAGAACAATCAGCTAAAAATAAAGATTTTGAGATAGTATATAACTCTATAAAAAAACATCTTGACCTTAGTAAGGTGTGGGCAGATACAAGTTTGAAATACTTTTTAAACGTCAGGTAA
- the mobB gene encoding molybdopterin-guanine dinucleotide biosynthesis protein B — MNKRIAVAFTGPSNSGKTTLILKVARKLIHEHNKEVAIIKHDPKDKARFDVEGKDSYKFADTGAEVIVTSPNRTTYFSHRHNELDEMIRIFDKFDILLVEGLKNLPLPRISVFRNSVDESYFNYMNALAVDESVDMEKYAIPADVDMLDLNDVDQVIEWIYKNAKEV, encoded by the coding sequence ATGAATAAAAGAATAGCAGTCGCATTTACAGGTCCATCAAACAGCGGTAAGACTACACTTATCTTAAAAGTGGCAAGAAAGCTTATCCATGAGCACAACAAAGAGGTCGCGATCATAAAACACGATCCAAAAGATAAAGCCCGATTTGATGTCGAAGGCAAAGACAGTTACAAATTTGCCGATACAGGAGCAGAGGTGATAGTAACCTCTCCTAATCGTACGACTTATTTCTCACACAGACACAATGAACTCGACGAGATGATAAGGATCTTTGACAAGTTCGATATTTTACTGGTAGAGGGTCTTAAAAATCTTCCTCTGCCTCGTATAAGTGTCTTTAGAAACTCTGTCGACGAGAGTTATTTTAACTACATGAACGCACTGGCCGTAGATGAGAGTGTAGATATGGAAAAATACGCTATTCCGGCTGATGTCGACATGTTGGATCTTAACGATGTCGATCAAGTCATAGAGTGGATATATAAAAATGCAAAGGAAGTTTAA
- the metG gene encoding methionine--tRNA ligase translates to MKNYITTPIYYVNGEAHIGHAYTTFIADTLARYGRLKGDDVFFLTGTDEHGQKIEESAKKNGKSTKEFADEISALFKNLWDEFGISYDKFIRTTDADHMQGVQKAFETMHAKGDIYKGEYEGHYCVSCEAFFPETQLLDGEFCPDCGRATSIVKEESYFFKLSKYEKQLLEHYENYPDFILPRSKRNEVINFVKNGLNDLSVTRTSFNWGVKLPESLNDEKHVMYVWLDALLNYVTALGYGTDEKNMKYWPADIHLVGKDILRFHAIYWPAFLMSLDMPLPKHIGAHGWWTRDGEKMSKSKGNVVSPKEVSEAYGLENFRYFMLREVPFGQDGDFSQRAFIDRINSDLSNDLGNLLNRIIGMSGKYSEFHIDSVDVIKYHSKEIDEANSVLDSLNTYIDNLQPHRYLEELWKLFSIGNKAIEEHAPWVKMKEDKKDEALATVALVANILAKASVALHPVMPNTTATIADALGFTIDADSYRDIVADKALLKPFVIKQVPPLFPRVEEPLMQEAPKALVPQEEPKPEPKKMEAKQETTVQSDNLIEIGQFFETSLKIGTILEASEVPKSKKLLLLKVDLGEETPRQVVAGIREFYAPEDLVNTQVCVVANLKPAKLMGLLSEGMLLAAKDENGLSLIRPEAPKKVGTPIG, encoded by the coding sequence ATGAAAAACTACATAACGACACCGATATACTATGTTAACGGTGAAGCTCACATAGGTCATGCTTACACGACGTTTATAGCTGATACGCTTGCAAGATACGGAAGACTAAAAGGTGATGATGTCTTCTTTTTAACAGGAACGGACGAACACGGTCAAAAGATAGAGGAGTCCGCTAAGAAAAACGGTAAATCCACGAAAGAGTTTGCCGACGAGATAAGCGCTCTGTTTAAAAACCTGTGGGACGAGTTCGGCATCAGCTATGACAAATTCATCAGAACGACGGATGCCGACCATATGCAGGGTGTCCAAAAAGCTTTTGAAACGATGCATGCAAAAGGCGATATCTATAAAGGCGAGTACGAAGGACACTACTGTGTAAGCTGTGAGGCATTCTTCCCTGAGACTCAGCTTTTAGACGGTGAGTTCTGTCCCGATTGCGGGCGTGCGACAAGCATCGTAAAAGAGGAAAGCTACTTTTTTAAACTTTCAAAGTATGAGAAACAGCTTTTAGAACACTATGAAAACTATCCCGATTTCATCCTTCCACGTTCAAAAAGAAACGAGGTCATCAACTTCGTTAAAAACGGTCTGAATGATCTTTCTGTAACTCGTACAAGTTTTAACTGGGGTGTAAAACTGCCTGAGTCTTTAAACGACGAGAAACATGTTATGTATGTATGGCTAGACGCTCTTTTAAACTATGTCACGGCTCTTGGTTACGGTACGGATGAGAAAAACATGAAGTACTGGCCTGCAGATATCCATCTAGTAGGAAAAGATATCTTACGTTTTCATGCTATCTACTGGCCTGCATTTTTAATGAGTCTTGATATGCCTCTTCCTAAACACATCGGTGCTCACGGCTGGTGGACGCGCGACGGTGAAAAGATGAGTAAATCTAAAGGCAACGTCGTATCTCCAAAAGAGGTAAGCGAAGCTTACGGGCTTGAAAACTTTAGATACTTCATGCTTAGAGAAGTCCCTTTCGGACAAGACGGCGATTTTTCTCAGCGTGCATTCATCGACCGTATCAACTCTGATCTTAGTAACGATCTTGGGAATCTTTTAAACCGTATCATAGGTATGAGCGGTAAATACTCAGAGTTTCATATCGACAGTGTCGACGTTATCAAATACCATTCAAAAGAGATCGATGAGGCGAACAGCGTACTTGATTCATTAAATACATATATAGACAATCTTCAGCCACACAGATATCTTGAAGAGCTATGGAAACTTTTCAGCATCGGTAATAAAGCCATAGAGGAACATGCTCCATGGGTCAAGATGAAAGAGGACAAAAAAGATGAAGCGTTAGCGACTGTCGCACTTGTCGCAAATATCCTTGCAAAAGCTTCGGTAGCACTTCACCCTGTTATGCCAAATACGACTGCGACTATTGCAGATGCTTTAGGATTTACTATTGATGCCGACTCTTACAGAGATATCGTTGCAGACAAAGCACTCTTAAAACCGTTTGTCATCAAACAAGTTCCGCCTCTTTTCCCACGTGTAGAAGAACCGTTGATGCAAGAGGCTCCAAAAGCTCTTGTGCCACAAGAGGAACCGAAACCTGAACCTAAGAAGATGGAAGCTAAACAGGAGACGACTGTACAAAGCGATAACCTTATAGAGATCGGGCAGTTCTTTGAGACATCTTTAAAGATCGGAACTATCCTAGAGGCTTCGGAAGTTCCAAAAAGTAAAAAACTTTTACTCTTAAAAGTAGATCTAGGAGAAGAGACTCCTCGTCAGGTAGTAGCAGGGATCAGAGAGTTCTATGCTCCGGAAGACCTAGTAAATACTCAAGTATGTGTGGTCGCGAACCTAAAACCTGCAAAACTTATGGGTCTGCTTTCAGAGGGGATGCTTTTAGCTGCGAAGGATGAAAACGGTCTGTCACTGATCCGTCCTGAAGCTCCTAAAAAAGTGGGCACGCCGATTGGATGA
- a CDS encoding efflux RND transporter permease subunit — MDRLIEYFIKSKHLSYVLLIFLAYLGYNAYVKIPKEMFPTVVLDKISISGKYAGASATNMDKMAVRDIEDEISNLNGIDKTETTIIPGSFTIILTLNEHADKINLLNKVKDAISVSRQFLPSDMNEPVAKLLDKSKSLIKLSVSSTKLSKSELIPIAQDIKTKLSRVKNISEISIRGDADQELSIRLNTNAILTYGLSHADVINAISNLSYIFPIGNIEDRGNFVFISTVNGKNSKQDYKDAILKVGDKFVRLGDIADVDIYYPQTNTLSSFNGNQTLTLVIDKAEEGDSIQLSKQLRAYVKKLEKNYKDVIFNFYQDSSKPIKSRLDTVVSNMMFGLILVFISMYIFINLRIAIIVAVGIPFSFIIGLLFIYYMGYSINIVSLLGALIVIGIVVDDAIVVSENIQRHIDEGMDNHKAALYGVKEMMLPVTLATVTTVVAFLPMFMMTGEIALFLILVPIVVVMILFGSLIESFFFLPLHAQEFLRKSNNFFDWTGFQDLYERVLHKFIKYKKSSLLLFLILIPLLTVITAKSMKFQFFPNFDGNNLYISGKLSVDTPIEDTFKIAREIELEMMKHKEEFSLKSISATSGYRRSLSGETEHSNNVFYITMELYDREDTNWINKYVNPLLNFSFDFNDPDKRREKRTFELSPLAKKIIEPYKAKYHMLDLGVTEDKPGIIRSDIQINLSGVNDVELEDSIKKLEKQLASIDGVLNYSDNIRYGKMEYKIKINPYGESLGLSEASIARLLSDYFLEKRQTSTFNDRGVMEIKTEDMDKDKTKTLLDFDIPLGDGRYVKLLQVADIVKIRDYEKIDKLNGNIVKTVFANVDKRRITPQEALDQLQSTLDAISNSGIEVSLLGEKEKSSQLKSDMKRAVLLALFLILITLLLIFPKIKYALMVMSVIPLSVLGALIGHKLLGINLTMPSIIGILGLAGVVINDGIIMLDFLHGTHQTDQFYKRAKLRLRPIVITSVTTFLGLFTLIFYATGQAVILQPIAISIGFGLIWGTFLNLLYLPTLYALINGIKASRDE, encoded by the coding sequence ATGGATAGACTGATAGAGTATTTTATTAAAAGCAAACATCTAAGCTATGTGCTGCTTATCTTTTTGGCGTATCTCGGTTATAACGCGTATGTAAAGATCCCAAAAGAGATGTTTCCAACAGTCGTACTCGACAAGATAAGCATCAGTGGAAAGTATGCCGGTGCCAGTGCTACGAACATGGATAAGATGGCCGTGCGCGATATAGAAGATGAGATAAGTAATCTCAACGGTATCGATAAGACCGAGACGACGATCATTCCCGGTTCTTTTACGATCATCCTGACACTTAATGAACATGCAGATAAGATCAATCTGCTCAATAAAGTAAAAGATGCCATCTCGGTATCGAGACAGTTCCTTCCCTCTGATATGAACGAGCCTGTCGCAAAACTTTTAGATAAGAGCAAGTCTCTTATAAAACTCTCCGTCTCTTCGACAAAACTCTCAAAAAGCGAGCTGATACCAATAGCGCAGGATATCAAGACTAAGCTTTCAAGAGTAAAAAACATCAGTGAGATCTCTATAAGAGGGGATGCCGATCAGGAACTCTCTATCAGGCTCAACACCAATGCGATACTGACATACGGTCTGAGCCACGCCGATGTAATAAACGCCATCTCGAATCTTTCCTATATCTTTCCGATCGGAAACATTGAAGATCGCGGGAACTTCGTATTTATCTCCACGGTCAACGGCAAAAATTCAAAGCAGGACTATAAAGACGCGATACTCAAAGTCGGTGATAAGTTCGTAAGACTTGGAGATATCGCCGATGTGGATATCTACTATCCACAGACCAATACGCTTTCATCTTTTAACGGCAACCAGACCCTCACGCTTGTTATAGATAAAGCGGAAGAGGGCGATTCTATTCAGCTTTCAAAGCAGCTTCGAGCGTATGTCAAAAAGCTGGAAAAGAACTACAAAGACGTGATATTCAACTTCTATCAGGATAGCTCAAAACCGATCAAAAGCCGTCTTGACACCGTCGTATCAAATATGATGTTCGGGCTTATTCTGGTATTTATATCGATGTATATATTTATCAACCTTAGGATCGCGATCATCGTCGCAGTGGGGATTCCTTTCTCTTTTATCATCGGGCTTTTATTTATCTACTATATGGGCTATTCTATCAATATCGTCTCACTTTTGGGTGCGCTTATCGTCATCGGTATCGTAGTCGACGATGCCATAGTCGTGAGTGAGAATATCCAGCGCCATATTGACGAGGGGATGGATAACCATAAAGCGGCACTTTACGGTGTCAAAGAGATGATGCTGCCTGTGACTTTGGCTACGGTTACGACGGTCGTGGCATTTCTGCCGATGTTTATGATGACGGGAGAGATAGCGCTCTTTTTGATCTTAGTGCCAATAGTAGTCGTTATGATCCTTTTTGGTTCGCTGATCGAGAGTTTTTTCTTTCTGCCTCTGCATGCTCAGGAGTTTTTGAGAAAAAGCAATAACTTTTTTGACTGGACGGGGTTTCAAGACCTGTATGAAAGAGTCCTGCATAAGTTCATAAAGTATAAAAAGAGCTCACTGCTTCTATTTTTGATACTGATCCCGCTTTTGACGGTCATTACGGCAAAGTCGATGAAGTTTCAGTTCTTTCCGAACTTTGACGGTAACAATCTTTATATATCAGGCAAACTGAGTGTCGATACACCTATAGAAGACACGTTTAAAATTGCAAGAGAGATAGAGCTTGAGATGATGAAGCATAAAGAGGAGTTCTCTTTAAAATCGATCTCTGCGACAAGCGGATACAGAAGAAGCCTTTCAGGCGAGACGGAACACTCTAACAATGTGTTTTACATAACGATGGAACTTTATGACAGGGAAGATACGAACTGGATAAACAAGTATGTAAATCCTCTGCTGAACTTCAGTTTTGATTTTAACGATCCCGATAAAAGAAGAGAAAAACGTACTTTTGAACTCTCTCCTTTGGCAAAAAAGATCATCGAACCTTACAAAGCCAAGTATCATATGCTCGATCTTGGTGTGACGGAGGATAAACCCGGGATCATCAGAAGCGATATACAGATCAACCTCTCAGGTGTAAACGATGTGGAGCTTGAAGACTCTATAAAAAAACTTGAAAAACAGTTGGCGAGCATAGACGGGGTGCTGAACTACAGCGATAATATCCGCTACGGGAAGATGGAGTACAAGATCAAGATCAATCCTTATGGAGAGAGTCTGGGACTCAGCGAGGCGTCTATTGCAAGACTGCTTAGTGACTACTTCTTGGAAAAACGCCAGACAAGTACCTTTAACGACCGCGGTGTTATGGAGATAAAGACGGAGGATATGGACAAGGACAAGACAAAGACCCTGCTTGATTTTGATATCCCTCTAGGTGACGGCCGTTATGTCAAGCTTCTGCAGGTTGCGGATATCGTCAAGATACGTGATTACGAGAAGATAGATAAACTCAACGGCAATATCGTAAAAACAGTCTTTGCAAACGTCGATAAAAGACGCATTACGCCTCAAGAGGCCTTAGATCAGCTGCAGTCTACACTCGATGCCATATCAAATTCAGGTATCGAGGTCAGTCTGTTAGGAGAGAAAGAGAAGAGCTCACAGCTTAAAAGTGATATGAAAAGAGCGGTCTTACTGGCACTTTTCTTGATTTTGATAACATTGTTATTGATATTTCCGAAGATAAAATACGCGCTTATGGTTATGAGTGTTATACCTCTTTCCGTCTTAGGTGCACTGATCGGACACAAGCTGCTGGGGATCAACTTGACGATGCCTTCTATCATCGGTATATTGGGACTTGCGGGTGTCGTCATAAATGACGGGATCATCATGCTTGACTTCCTGCACGGTACGCATCAGACAGATCAGTTTTACAAACGTGCAAAACTGAGACTGCGCCCGATCGTTATCACATCGGTCACGACCTTTTTAGGTCTCTTTACTCTGATATTTTACGCAACGGGTCAAGCCGTTATATTGCAGCCTATAGCGATCTCTATTGGTTTTGGACTTATCTGGGGAACTTTTTTAAATCTTTTATATCTGCCGACGCTGTATGCGTTGATAAACGGTATAAAAGCGAGTAGGGATGAATAG
- a CDS encoding class 1 fructose-bisphosphatase, translating to MRDIFDAIQRSAKRIKEAIDVKDIGYSQSENSSGETQLQLDIKCDMIIEEEFSSVLSVNTIASEEKEDAMKFRDDAPYYIAYDPLDGSSLIDVNLSVGSIFGIYKGGFDAKNMVASCYVVYGPRVEMVFAENKVKLYLLQAGDFEFVKEIHLGEKGKLNAPGGTQQNWQPYHKEMVDSFFKEGYRLRYSGGMVPDLHQILLKGGGLFSYPGTSDKPDGKLRKLFEVFPFAFIYQKAGGDAIDGANDLLTLKCAHVHDTSPCFFGSKYEISRVKDVYAGK from the coding sequence TTGAGAGATATATTTGACGCGATACAAAGAAGTGCGAAACGTATTAAAGAGGCTATAGACGTAAAAGACATCGGGTATTCTCAGTCTGAAAACAGTTCGGGTGAGACACAGCTTCAGCTAGATATCAAATGCGACATGATCATCGAAGAGGAGTTCAGTTCCGTACTTTCTGTAAACACTATTGCAAGTGAAGAGAAAGAGGATGCGATGAAATTTCGTGACGATGCGCCCTATTATATAGCATATGATCCTCTTGACGGTTCATCACTTATCGACGTCAACCTAAGCGTCGGCTCTATCTTTGGGATATACAAAGGCGGATTTGATGCTAAGAACATGGTAGCATCATGCTATGTAGTCTACGGCCCGCGTGTCGAGATGGTATTTGCAGAGAACAAAGTCAAACTCTATCTTCTTCAAGCAGGTGATTTCGAGTTTGTAAAAGAGATCCATTTAGGTGAAAAAGGCAAACTAAACGCTCCGGGCGGTACACAGCAAAACTGGCAGCCGTATCATAAAGAGATGGTCGACTCGTTTTTCAAAGAGGGGTACAGACTTCGCTACTCAGGCGGAATGGTTCCAGATCTTCATCAGATACTTCTTAAAGGCGGCGGGCTTTTCTCATATCCTGGGACTTCTGACAAGCCAGACGGTAAACTTCGTAAGCTTTTTGAAGTGTTTCCATTTGCATTCATCTATCAAAAAGCGGGTGGCGATGCTATCGACGGAGCGAATGATCTTTTAACCCTAAAATGTGCGCATGTACACGATACTTCACCATGTTTTTTTGGTTCAAAGTATGAAATATCAAGAGTAAAAGATGTCTACGCAGGCAAATGA
- a CDS encoding bifunctional 3,4-dihydroxy-2-butanone 4-phosphate synthase/GTP cyclohydrolase II, whose product MTPIDRVLQAIEDIKKGKMVIMVDDEDRENEGDLVYASVFSTPEHVNFMATRARGLICVAINKEIAARLNLNPMVSSNTSTHETAFTVSVDAAAAKTGISASERDMAIRILANPISHETDLVRPGHIFPLIAKDGGTLIRTGHTEGSVDLCRLSGLSESAVICEIIKDDGTMARRDDLDIFAKENELNIVYISDIVEYRLANEILVTKQEEETIEFFGVKVKKYAFLDHNKIEHTAIVFHSVGSVSNVKVHNVVPDIDLFLNQPKYNHLVDSIEYLKQNSGVLIFINKPTHEEDSSMKEYGIGAQILKSLGVKSMNLITGSKQKELVGLSGFGLDINEMVHL is encoded by the coding sequence ATGACACCTATTGATAGAGTTTTACAAGCCATAGAAGATATAAAAAAAGGGAAGATGGTCATCATGGTCGATGATGAAGATAGAGAAAACGAGGGTGACCTGGTTTATGCATCTGTATTTTCTACGCCTGAACACGTTAACTTTATGGCGACTCGTGCAAGAGGACTTATCTGTGTCGCTATAAATAAAGAGATAGCGGCAAGACTTAATCTCAATCCGATGGTCAGTTCAAACACATCAACGCATGAGACGGCATTTACAGTCTCTGTTGATGCAGCTGCTGCAAAAACGGGTATCTCTGCCAGTGAAAGAGATATGGCGATCAGAATACTTGCAAACCCGATAAGTCATGAAACCGATCTTGTCAGACCGGGACACATCTTCCCGTTGATAGCTAAAGACGGCGGGACTTTGATACGTACGGGGCATACAGAGGGTTCTGTAGACTTATGCCGTCTTTCGGGACTGAGCGAGAGTGCAGTTATCTGTGAGATCATTAAAGATGACGGTACGATGGCTCGTCGTGACGATCTGGATATCTTTGCAAAAGAGAACGAACTGAATATCGTATATATTTCCGATATCGTCGAATACAGACTTGCAAATGAGATCCTTGTGACAAAACAGGAAGAAGAAACGATAGAGTTTTTCGGTGTAAAAGTGAAGAAATACGCATTTTTAGATCATAATAAGATAGAACACACTGCTATCGTGTTTCATAGCGTCGGTTCTGTTTCAAATGTTAAAGTCCATAACGTAGTACCGGATATCGATCTCTTTTTAAATCAGCCGAAATACAATCATCTTGTGGATTCTATCGAGTATCTAAAACAAAACAGCGGTGTATTGATATTTATAAATAAACCGACTCATGAAGAGGATTCTTCGATGAAAGAGTACGGAATAGGGGCTCAGATACTGAAGTCACTCGGTGTGAAGAGTATGAACCTTATAACAGGTTCAAAACAAAAAGAGCTTGTAGGGCTTAGCGGTTTTGGGCTTGATATAAACGAGATGGTTCATCTGTAG
- a CDS encoding M90 family metallopeptidase, which yields MDYYSSFLIFLLEVGFLGLFLFIIYAVYDRYRLKKIAETPFSKEYEDVLKKTPHYARLSEEDKQKIQRSVMLFINTKEFVGVRMSITTEIKLIIAFYACLLLLHVSEENCYENLKTIIVYPNTIITKEIKSNGGVYTNEKFFLEGQSVNDTVIISWHEAKKEAYHLHRNNVIIHEFAHEIDFMDGEIDGVPPLEKSKYGSWAHILGKNFDALSKVAIKNRDWGKYKILGRYAATNEAEFFAVLTELYFEKPNSLKQNFPDLYNELHKFYKIEFLE from the coding sequence ATGGACTACTATTCTTCATTTCTTATCTTTTTGTTAGAAGTGGGCTTTTTAGGCTTATTTCTTTTTATTATCTATGCAGTGTATGACCGATATAGACTAAAAAAGATCGCTGAAACACCTTTTAGTAAAGAGTATGAAGATGTTCTCAAAAAGACGCCTCATTATGCAAGGCTAAGTGAGGAAGATAAGCAAAAGATCCAACGGTCGGTGATGCTTTTTATAAATACAAAAGAGTTTGTCGGTGTACGTATGAGTATCACTACCGAGATAAAACTGATCATCGCTTTTTATGCATGTTTACTGCTTTTACATGTAAGCGAAGAGAACTGTTATGAGAACTTAAAGACGATCATCGTTTACCCTAACACCATCATAACAAAAGAGATAAAATCAAATGGCGGAGTCTATACGAACGAGAAGTTTTTTCTAGAGGGACAATCTGTCAACGACACGGTGATAATCAGCTGGCATGAAGCTAAAAAAGAGGCTTATCATCTGCATCGTAACAATGTCATCATCCATGAATTCGCCCATGAGATAGACTTTATGGATGGAGAGATAGACGGAGTGCCGCCTCTTGAAAAGTCAAAATATGGTTCATGGGCACATATATTAGGAAAAAATTTCGATGCTTTAAGCAAAGTGGCAATAAAAAACAGGGACTGGGGGAAATACAAGATACTCGGCAGATATGCCGCAACAAACGAGGCAGAGTTTTTCGCGGTACTCACCGAGTTGTATTTTGAGAAGCCAAATTCATTAAAACAGAACTTTCCCGATCTCTATAATGAGCTTCATAAGTTTTACAAGATAGAGTTCTTAGAGTAA